cctctcgtAGGGCAGCCAATCTTCTGCACAGCCTACATCCTGGGGACCCAAGGCCCTCCTGCTCGGCTGCCTGCAAAATCCTCATGTGAGCCTGTGGCCTGTGCAGTGTGGGGGAGCATCCCGGTGACCACCGCCGTCACCCACTACACTTTCTTCTGCTCAAACAGCCCATTTCAGGACCCTAGGGTCCCAGGCGGCTCAGGGGAAGCCAGAGAGGTCCACACTCCCTCCCTGGCTCAGCCTCAGAAAGCCAACCTGGCAGGGGCCTTCATGAGGACATCAGCTTCACAGAGCAGTGGCTATGACCCAGAATTTCTCTGACAAAAACCACAAGGCACAGTCACCATGGTCACCAGGCTAGGAGTGTCATTTACTGGCCCTTAGGATGTGCACCGCAGGCGCGGCCAGGTCAGCATCCCCgggagcacaagtaggcagaatgGGGATCCCCATCTGGGGACCCTCACAGCAAGATGAGTGCCCGTGAGCAGCAGCACTGGGGAGGGAGCGGTTGGCAGTGGGGAGACAGGACCAAGCCCGAAGGTCTGCAGGCTGAGGCCACGGTCAGGAGAAACAGGGCAGGGTGGGAAGCAGGGGCCGTGGGGGCTGCCAGCTGGGCCCGAGGAGCAAGAAGCCCCAGTCCCAACCTGGCCATCAGGCTGCAGGCTGCCAGCCTCCTGAATGAGCCTTGTGCGGGAACTGATGGGATTAATGGCCGGGTTTCAGGGACCCGAGAGTCATGTGGCAGGAAGGACTGCCCAGTGGCCCTCTCTGTGGGGCACAGAGGCTCGTCTACAGAATGATCCCAAGTGCCCACTGGCTGTGGGGCGGGTGCTACCAAGGCAGGATCACAACTGATTGTCACTACTTTGCACACTTACGTGGCTAGTGGTTCAGGGGCAGTGATCCCTCCTCAATCCGAGCACCTTGCTGCACTTCCCATGGCAGGAACCTTGAAAATCTCCACGGGCTGACAATGTGCTCTTTCCCGATGCACTGCCACCTGCCAGTCTCTGCTACTGTCCCATTTCAGGAGAGACCGGCCCACAGGACCACTGGTGACTGAGGACTGATAGTGGTTGGGAGAAGGTCCAGCATTACTGTAACGTCCACCACCACACCCCCTGCCCTAAGAATTTCCTGTTCCCGTGACATATCCCAGGATGGGAGAGCAAGGGGAACTGAAAAGAAACACAACAGAATGAGCTGTCTGCACACGACCCTCCCAGACCACATAGGATTCAATGGCTGTGACACTGGGGCAGGCTTCTTGCCCCGCTGGGGGCAACTAAGAGCTCCCACAATTCCAGGAAAGCTCAGGGCTGGAAGGCTAGCACAGGTCTCAGGGCACCCTCCCCTCATTCCTTCGGGACATTGGTCGCTTGACACAGTCCCCGAAGGCGGCGTGAACAAAGGCCCCTCGTGACCTCTCTGCTCACACACAGGGccttgcagggagcagagctcagccACTGTGTGGCCATGAGGGAGCTGCCGGCAGGGATCCTTGGCCTCAGACAGGACCCTTCTCTCCCGTTCCTTAAAATCCAAGTGAATGCAGGAGCGCACATCAACTTTACTATGGAAAAATTGGCACACGGCAAGGGTAAGAAGCGAAAGTGAACaaggtttattttcctatttccacaCTCCAGCACTTGCCTGCTGCACTCTAGGCCTTTCCAATAGATTCCAACGCCATTGCCCTGTGATTTCATCCAGAACCCAAACAAGGAGGGAGGGTCTCCTAACTTGTATCCAGGACATGACAGAACACTTAAATCTCGAACAGGGGAAGTACGAACACGACAGGGTGTGTGTCACTCACACTGGGCTACGGGAACACTTCTATCCCAAGGAGCAAACATGGGGAGCTTCCTCAAAGAAACCAAACTCTGGATATCGGGGTCATTGCAGAGTCCAGGCCCCCAGAGAGGCTCATGGACCTGCTTTCCCCCTACCTGCCCTGGCCCTTAAATCCTGAGATCGCCCAGGTCTTCCTCTTTACACATGCAACCAGACAACACGAGGAGGAAGCACCATAAGGCCTCCCTTCATATCAGCCCCAAAAAAGCTTGGAAAGGGCCTGGCTGCCCCTGGAGCTGCGGTCCCCTCTTCCTTATCTCAGAATCTTTTCTCAAAGGACCAGGGAGGACCCCAGGTTGTTGCTACCGACTTGGAGCATGTAGATCATGACCTGCAACTTGCTGGTTTCCTcggaggccctgggcccccacaggaaCTCGTTGCGGGCAGGGTCGCTTCCTGCCACCTGCCGGCATTCCAGGTAGCCTTCCTGCACCCAGACATTGCTGAGGAGgtccctgggctccccatagaCGATGTGTTCTTGGCCATCGTACACCCCTATAACCCCCAGAGCCTCCCACACCTCCTCCTCGGGGACACACCCATCCTGCAGGAGGATCAaccccaggaccagccccaggAGGCCGGTCTTCGGCAGACCCCACTGATCGCTCAGCATTCCatcccaggtgaggcccaggatggGGTTGAGGATGTAGGAATGCTCGCTGGGATCCACTTCAATCACGTCTAGGCCAAAGACCAGCCGCAACCACATGGATGCTTGGCTCAAGATGGCGGGGAAGTCGTCCTGGTGTTCTGCGGTAAAGACCTCCAGCATCTCTGACTTGCTGGTGGGCTGCTTGGTGCGATACTTGAGGAGTAGGAACATCACCAATGCAGCCGTCTTCATGCGAAAACTTCCCTCCAACAAGGGCTCCtcgtctccctcctcccctgggccACTGAGGCCAGGAGGCTCGGGCTGGCCAAGAATATCAGCTGCCCCAACACTCGGGGAGGTTTCGGCACTTTGAGAGCCCTGGGGAGCACTCAGGGCCCCTGGAGCAGCAGACCCCTCCTCTGGGGGGTCAAAGACCATGCCAGAGGACAAGGAAGGGGAAGACGAGgaggaccaggaggaggaggaggaggatagagAGAGATGAGATAGGTGGTATGGGGGAGATGGGGTAGAGGGGGGAggtggagcctcctcctccccttcctcctcctcctcagccccagaCAGCTGGGCatccaccaggccctgggcctcctctaggtcttctccctgcttccaaaGCTCGCTGCTATTCCTCAGGGGCATGGTGTCAGATTCGGGCTGAAcctgaagagagaggagggagagcttGTCAGGGGGCAGCCCGGCCAAGACACCCCGAGCTGCCAGGGCTAACAGGGGGCCGTGCCCGTCTCCCCTGCAGAGGGCTCCTCTGTGTTGGGCTGGAGAGCCAGTGACATCAGGctcagagagagcatgcacctCACCTGGACAAGTGGCTCTGGCCTGTGCCTCCTCTGCTCTGTGTCCTGAGGGACCACCGCCTCAGACCGAGGCCTCCACTGCCAGTTCTTAAAGTCcctgcaggagggaaggaggagggtccTCAGGGTGCAGACtaccagcccagccctggggcccagtgtGGACAGGAGGGCTGGCTTACAGTCTGGGAGGTCCCCGGCAGTCCAGGTGGGACagtccccctctgggcctctcaAGGGTCTGTTCTGGCCCTGTCCTTCTCAGGCCAAATATCTCTGCAAGAACACAGGGCCCCGACCCTGCACAGGAGGAAGCCAGGGGCCCTGCCCTGGCCACACCTGCCAAAGTCTCCAGGACTCCTCTTGGATCAGGCACAAGGGATGGCCCAGCTCCTGCTTCCATCTGGGCTGGGATGGGGCATCTCTCGCTCTTCACCGGGACCCCACATAACCCTAGGAAGACTCCCCTGCTAGCCCTGATGCCTCCCTCCTTGCCCTTCCTTGCAAGGGCACTGACACGACCCCTCACCAGCCAAAGTCCAGAGAAATCAGTCGGCCCACCTGTCCCGCCACTCCCCATGGCCCACACAAGTGGTCGGGGTGGACTGGTCCCCAGGGATCCTGCTGTGGGTGGCATCCCCACATTTCTCACCTTGACCCCCGCCAGGTTCTGGACCAGGGCCAGGGCGGGGCACCCACCTCCTCTGCTGACCTGAGTCTAGACAGACCCTCAGGCCTTGGCCCTCCCTTCCCTGAGCCCAGGGAtctgaagaggaggaggggctccTTGGGACAGGCCCCATCCCTGTTTCCCATCCCAGGGCTACCAGGGAGGGGAACGCAGATTTCTGAACCATCCGCTTCTGTGACTGAGGGCTGGCTTAGGAGCCACTCACCACTTCAATGTGGGGTGGGCGGGGGTACCCTCACTGACTTTTGGCAAGCTCTGAGACTCTTAGGCGTCTACACCCCAGGTTGGCTTGCTCACAAGCTCTTACTGGGACCTCTCCCAGTGGGGTCCTCACCTCCTTGAGAattgggagaggagcaggaggaggtaCCCTGTCATGTCCTGTGTCCCCATCCAGGCAGATCACAGACAGAAACCCCCCCAGACTCCCAGCAAGATCAAGAAGCACTGGCCTGTTGCCCGGCCCCTATGTCCCGGGGGTtcatgccctcaggctcccgagAGTGTCCTCAGCATTTTCCTGCCAGGGCCTGCTCTTCCTCTGGGTCCTCAGCCTCCCACAGAGGACTTGTGCCCCTCACACCAAGACCATAACAACTCCAGGTCAGCCCACCGTCCTGccgcccacctgccccagggacaAGTGAACATGCCACTGAGGGCCAGCTCTGTCCCATCCTCCGTGGGCTGCCCACAGGGCAAGGCCCCACTCCACTGCACCGGCTTCTTTGCTCATGGGCTGGGTGAGGCCAGCCAGGCCAACCTCAAGGTCCTCACCCTGACTCCCCGCAGGCTGTGTGCCCTCAAAACACACGTTCTCCAACCACCCCGAGGCCCTGCTCCACTGAAGCACAAGCCTTCAGGCCCTAACACCCACATGTGGACATCAGGACTGTAGCATGGGCTCATCTTGCACgggggcctccttcctccctggactgcacgtgctggggcccagggtccGTCAGTCCCCCCTCTGGTAGTCACCTTCAATCCCCTCAGGCCCAAGGTCAGCCCTGGGCGGGCCCCAACCCCACTCCTTCCACCAAGCCCCCAAGCTCTAGGAGACTTGGCTGCCAAGCCAGAGCACATCCCAAGTGGTCATCGGGCCccaggggctcccaggacccaTTCTAGGCTGCGTCCCTAGGGCTGCAGTGCCCCTGCAGCCCTGGACTTGGCTGCCAGCCACACGTGGTCCATTGCCCCCTATCCCACCCGACC
The Vulpes vulpes isolate BD-2025 chromosome X, VulVul3, whole genome shotgun sequence genome window above contains:
- the LOC112912575 gene encoding melanoma-associated antigen 1-like; protein product: MPLRNSSELWKQGEDLEEAQGLVDAQLSGAEEEEEGEEEAPPPPSTPSPPYHLSHLSLSSSSSSWSSSSSPSLSSGMVFDPPEEGSAAPGALSAPQGSQSAETSPSVGAADILGQPEPPGLSGPGEEGDEEPLLEGSFRMKTAALVMFLLLKYRTKQPTSKSEMLEVFTAEHQDDFPAILSQASMWLRLVFGLDVIEVDPSEHSYILNPILGLTWDGMLSDQWGLPKTGLLGLVLGLILLQDGCVPEEEVWEALGVIGVYDGQEHIVYGEPRDLLSNVWVQEGYLECRQVAGSDPARNEFLWGPRASEETSKLQVMIYMLQVGSNNLGSSLVL